CCAGAGCGCGGGGCCCTAGCTCCCGCCCGATCCCCGACTGCTTGAAGCCTCCGAACGGCGTCGCGACTCGCACCGATGTGTTGGAATTAACAGACAATACCCCCGTCTCGACAGCGCGGGCGACCCGGAGCGCCTTCGCCCCGTTCGTGGTCCAGACGGAGCCGGAGAGGCCGTAGACCGTTTCGTTGGCGAGCCGTACGGCGTCGTCCTCGTCTTTGAAGGGGATCACGGCCACGACCGGTCCGAAGACCTCCTCCCGGGCGACGCGGTCGCTGTTCGACACCGGGGCCAGCACCGTCGGCGGAAACCAGAACCCGGGACCCTCGGGGGCCGCTCCCCGGAACGCAACCGGAGCGTCCTCCGGGACAAAGGAGGCGACCTTCTCGCGGTGAGAAGCGGAGATCAAAGGTCCCATCTCGGTCTTTTCCGAGGCCGGGTCCCCGACCCTAACCGCTTTCACGGCCCGCTCGAAGTGGGACATGAACTCGTCCATCGCGCTCCGCTCGACAAGGATACGGCTTCTGGCGCAGCAGTCCTGCCCGGCGTTCCCGAGAAAGGCCGGGGGCGCGGCGGCGGCCGCCCTTTCGAGGTCGGCGTCGGCGAAGACTATGTTCGCGGACTTGCCGCCGAGCTCCAGCGTCACGCGCTTTATGGTCTTCGAGGCGGCGGCCATGATGCCTCGTCCCACCTCCGTCGAGCCGGTGAAGGCCACCTTCGCCACGTCCTCGTGTTCGACTAGCCGTTGCCCGACCGTTCTGCCCGGCCCCACGACGACGTTTACCACGCCCTCCGGCAGCCCGGCTTCAAGGGCGATGCGATCGAACTCGATGGCCGAGAGCGGGGTCAGTTCGGCGGGTTTCAGGACGAGCGTGTTCCCGGCGGCGAGGGCGGGGGCCATCTTCCAGCTTGCGATGGTCAGGGGGAAGTTCCACGGAACGATAAGCGCGACCACCCCGAGCGGCTCCCGAAAGGTCATGTCTATGCCGCCCGAGACGGGGATGGTCTCCCCGAGGTTCCGCTCCGGCATCCCGGCGTAGTAGTGGAAGGTCTCCGCGACCATCCCCATCTCGCCCCGGGCGTCGCTGATGGGTTTGCCGGTATTCCGGGATTCGAGTTGCGCGAGGCTCTCCCGCTCTCGGTCGAGCGCGTCCGCGAGGCGGCGGAGCATCCGGCTCCTCTCCGCCGGTTCGACGGCCCGCCACTTCGGGAACGCGGCCTTTGCCCGGGCGACGGCGGCGTCCGCGTCGGCCACGGTCGCCGGCTCAAGGCCCCGTAGCATCCTTCCGGTAGCGGGGTTTACGACTTCCAGCATCTCAGACAAGCGCGACTCCTTCTAAAGGTCCAAGGTTGGTACGGCCTACGATTTTCGTTTCCTTGCGGCCCGCACGAGGGCGGCTATAAGCCTGCTCTTCTCGTCCTCCTCCGGGTGCCACAGAACCCCGAGCATGAACTCGCGCCCGGGATCCTCCACGGCCTCCACCGTGCCGTCCAGCGTCGCGGTCGCGGTTGCGGTCAGCCCCTCGCCGACCACGCTCACCCCCTGGTGGTGGCACGATTTAACCGCTTCGGTACCGGACTCCGAGGCGGTTGCGGCGGCGAGGGAGCCTTCCGTCACGCGTACGTCGTGGTCGGTGAACGTACCGCGCTCGCGGTGGGCTTCGTGGCCGACGACATCCGGGAGGTGCTGGTGGAGGGTTCCGCCGTAGGCGAGGTTTATAACCTGCATCCCCCGGCAGACGCCGAGCGTCGGGAGGCCGAGCTCGGCGGCGCGGCGAGCCAGCGCAAGCTCGTAGGCGTCGCGCTCCGGGTTGACGTTCTTTGTCTCGGGGTGGCGCGTCTGGCCGTAGAGGGCCGGGTCGATATCGCCGGCTCCGCCCGAGATCACAAGCGCGTCGAGCATCCCCAGAAGCTCCGCGGGGTCTTCCGTGTCCCCGGCGTTCGCAACGAGCAGCACGGGCCTTCCTCCGGCCCGCAAAACGGAATCGGTGTAGTTCAGCGAGGCGATGGCGGCCCGCACGTCGCGCCACGGACCGTAGCTTATGCTCTCTACCGCCGCCGTAATCCCAACGGTCGGTCGCCCGTTCGGAAGGCGTCTCACCTGACTCACAGACGCTCGAAGTTCCTGTAGCGCTCCCAGTCGGTGACGGCGGCCTCGAAGGCTTCGAGTTCGACGCGGGCGGCGTTGAGATAGTGCTCGACGACCTCGTCCCCGAAGGCCTCTCTGGCGACCGCGCTGGCCCCGAAGAGCTCCCTCGCGGCGGTCAGGGTCTTCGGGACCTCGGGTCTGTCGGAGTCGTAGGCGTTGCCCGAGCATTCCGGTTCGAGGGCCAGCTCGCTGTCCATACCATGCAGGCCCGAGGCGATCATGGCCGCGATCGAGAGGTACGGGTTTATGTCCCCGCCCGGCAGCCGGTTCTCGACGCGCAGCGAACCCCCGTGCCCGACGACGCGCAGCGAACAGGTCCGGTTGTCGTGACCCCAGGCGACCGCCGTCGGGGCAAACGAGCCCTTCGCGTACCGTTTGTACGAGTTGATGTTCGGGGCGAACATAAGCGTCATCTCCCGCAGGCACGCGACCTGCCCGGCGAGGAAGCGCTCGAAGGTCTCGGAGAAGCCGTGTCCCTCGCCGTCGGCAAAGACGGCCTCTCCCGCGTCGTCTCTGAGGCTCAGGTGGATGTGGCAGGAGTTGCCCTCACGCTCGTCGTACTTCGGCATAAAAGTCAGGGAGCAGCCCATCTCCGAGGCTATCTCCTTTGCGCCGTTCTTGTAGACTGTGTGGCCGTCGGCGGTGGCGAGGGCCTCGTCGAACCTGAAGTTGATCTCATGCTGCCCGAAGTTGCACTCGC
This sequence is a window from Rubrobacter indicoceani. Protein-coding genes within it:
- a CDS encoding glutamine synthetase family protein, whose translation is MTLEKTKSGKLNLDRLRTEVEAGKIDTVLLCIADMQGRLQGKRLTATHFLEEVVEHDAEGCNYLLAVDVDMNTVEGFAMSSWERGYGDFVFKPDLETLRRVPWQDGTALVMCDIVWPDGSPVVASPRQILRRQLDRLAERGLKAFVGTELEFIVFRDSYEDAWRHGYRDLTPANHYNVDYSMLGTARVEPLLRRIRNSMAGAGLAVEDAKGECNFGQHEINFRFDEALATADGHTVYKNGAKEIASEMGCSLTFMPKYDEREGNSCHIHLSLRDDAGEAVFADGEGHGFSETFERFLAGQVACLREMTLMFAPNINSYKRYAKGSFAPTAVAWGHDNRTCSLRVVGHGGSLRVENRLPGGDINPYLSIAAMIASGLHGMDSELALEPECSGNAYDSDRPEVPKTLTAARELFGASAVAREAFGDEVVEHYLNAARVELEAFEAAVTDWERYRNFERL
- a CDS encoding gamma-glutamyl-gamma-aminobutyrate hydrolase family protein is translated as MSQVRRLPNGRPTVGITAAVESISYGPWRDVRAAIASLNYTDSVLRAGGRPVLLVANAGDTEDPAELLGMLDALVISGGAGDIDPALYGQTRHPETKNVNPERDAYELALARRAAELGLPTLGVCRGMQVINLAYGGTLHQHLPDVVGHEAHRERGTFTDHDVRVTEGSLAAATASESGTEAVKSCHHQGVSVVGEGLTATATATLDGTVEAVEDPGREFMLGVLWHPEEDEKSRLIAALVRAARKRKS
- a CDS encoding aldehyde dehydrogenase family protein, with product MLEVVNPATGRMLRGLEPATVADADAAVARAKAAFPKWRAVEPAERSRMLRRLADALDRERESLAQLESRNTGKPISDARGEMGMVAETFHYYAGMPERNLGETIPVSGGIDMTFREPLGVVALIVPWNFPLTIASWKMAPALAAGNTLVLKPAELTPLSAIEFDRIALEAGLPEGVVNVVVGPGRTVGQRLVEHEDVAKVAFTGSTEVGRGIMAAASKTIKRVTLELGGKSANIVFADADLERAAAAAPPAFLGNAGQDCCARSRILVERSAMDEFMSHFERAVKAVRVGDPASEKTEMGPLISASHREKVASFVPEDAPVAFRGAAPEGPGFWFPPTVLAPVSNSDRVAREEVFGPVVAVIPFKDEDDAVRLANETVYGLSGSVWTTNGAKALRVARAVETGVLSVNSNTSVRVATPFGGFKQSGIGRELGPRALEHYTEVKNVYFSTEEDQVGR